The Nicotiana sylvestris chromosome 6, ASM39365v2, whole genome shotgun sequence genomic sequence AGTTGATGGATTCGCCGGTGGTCGTTGGTAGTAGGGCTGGTTGgctgtgtgtgtgttttttgtTGAAGATGGGAGATGAAAGGGGGCGGGTGGTTTTAGGGGTTTTTGTTAGGGATtggaaatgaaaatgaaatgaagaaaggaggggtggtcgtttgggctatggggcagaccgggtcggggaTGGGGTATGGGCTAGGTACCTGGGCTGTCTTGGACGAGTTTTAATTCAAGGGGAAGAAAATTGTTTGGAATgatggactttaaattgatttggcccaaatatgacttaacactcttttattttgcttttctttttctgaaactaataaaactaaaaattccaaaaatcctaaattaacttataggactagattaatttataaaagtactaattaacttttaataacaattaacacacacaattaaataaaatcacacaacttggacattaaatgctaaaaatgcaaaatacattatttttgtgatttttttcatttttgtaaaacaaacttaattactcctaattgtagaattaaatcctaaatacaaatgtgacatattttttgtattttttattaaaaaaaataaacatgcacagacaaatacaaataattatccaaaaatgccacgaaaattctcaaaattgcacacaaaggaaaattgttttattttgaattttttgggagtaattctcatatagggcaaaaatcatgtgctcacaatgATTATTTTGTCAagtgtgaactctattttaaatgataaaaaagacgaacgacatttcgctaaaggcctttgtgcttttaatatatATTAGTCTTTATGAACGTGCCTCACACGTAATAATAAGTGCACCTAATAGTTAATGTAACATATGTGTATATATAGTTGATATTTTAAGGATATTTTAGTCGTTCAACATTTAACGTAAaatatttgtgcttttataatatatatatatatatatatatatatatatatataaagtttctaaaattttatggtACATATTAATCGTTTGTATTGTTAGTCTAATTCTTTGCTGTTATAACAATCTAATTCTTTGCCTTTACATtttagtttgattggtagttttcttttgctaagcataaaaaattattatattttaaaataattgatTTTTAATTAAGTACTTAACTTCTTCATCACCATTTGATTCAACTATCATCAAAATTGAATTGATAAAAAATCGGAAAATAACTTCTTCTAAAATTTTGGAATATGCGTTTGGTAATGTATgtctcatatttaagaaaaaaacgaTAAATAACCGAAAAACGGCAAAAACCGAATCgataaaaaaccgacttaattggtttggtttggtttcaatatttaaaaacccgacttacttggtttgtttattttttttaggaaagtACCAActcaaaccgaaccatgaacacctgTAATTTTATTGTTGGGATCGGGCGGGTTTGAATTTAAAAACATGGGGCGGGTCAGTTGGTCCAATAAAAGGATGTCACATAGATTTTAAAAGATGGGAGGGTGTATTTAACGTGCAAGGGGTAAATATGCACCTACTGTATGACTGTAGGGATATTTTTGATAGAAAACTTAAACATGATAAATAAGTCATGTTTATGATAGTAGAGGTGCAAATCTTAACCGTTGGCACTTTATTCATCTTTCTATAATTCAATCTCTATTCACCAATTCAAGAAATTTAACATTAGCGGTTATAAATGTGTATGAAAGAAATATATCATGCGTTCATTGGTTTGGTGTACATATCGACTGCTGGTAAGTTTTCATCAAGTTGAATATGTATTTAAAGCAATGTTATTTTGTGTTACCATTTCCTCGCAAGCTCGTCGAACATCGAAGTAATTTTGGTCAATTATAATGTGGTTCTTGACTGAGTTAAATTCAAGATTCTCAAATATTACATCTCGTACATATCCTTTGCCAACCTATTCACAAAACCGACTTACTTAGTTTGtttttttagggaaaaaccgacCCAAACCCAACCATGAACACATGTAGTTTTCTTGTTGGGATTGTGCgggtttgaattaaaaaaatggGACGGGTCAGTTGGTCCAATAAGGGGATGCCACGTAAATTTTAAAAGGTGGAAGGGTATTTTTAACGTGTAAGGGATAAATATACACCTAATGTATAACTGTAGAAATATTTTTGATAGAAAACTTAAATATGATAAATAAGGCCTCTTTTTGATAGTAGACGTGCAAATCAGACTCTTAACCATATGGAAAATTAGGCGAGTTAAGTTAAAGTCGTCCACCCACACATATATTTTAGTCATTGGCAATTgtatttaaataaatatataatctttcaaataaacaattaaaaagaccaATTATCTTTAATTTTCGAAATCTCAAAAAGGACGGCTATCAGTAAAAGTTCCCACTAACCTAACTTTCCTATATAATGATTtctaaaatataataaataaagtagaCAACGATTAAGTGCTATGAACTTTACTGGAAAATTAGGAATATCtatgactttttttttttaaattcggATATTAGGTCAAGATAATGCTCtatgttatgataaatatcatattatggtggatgtctactcttctttcATGATCTTCATCTcgaatgcttaatgacatattcaatgacatattttgtatgttcaatgacatattccatgacatattttcttcactttttatacCTATATAAAagccttgtaatagatagtaaaatacacacaattgaagaagaaataagaatctctcttcctctctttctatctatatctcatagtttattttgcttgttctatattgttattttgggttatattttacaccacgttatcagcacgaggctCTACCATCTCAAAATCTCAAGAAGATCTTTGAGAAAATTAAGGtataatttttctcaaatttgtattttctttaaatgtctgatattatgaaaagaaagttcgttgcccttgaaatttcggtcaagaactatatgacatgggtattggatgctgaaatccatttagatgcaatgggtcttggagacgcTATTAAAGATAAAGATAAAGCATCTACACAAGActgtgctaaggccttgattttcttgtgccatcaccttgatgaagggttgaaaattgaatatctcaCAGTGAAAGATCCATTTGTTTTGTGGAATGgtttaaaggaaagatatgacaacttaaagttggtcactcttccacaagcacgatattattgggctcatcttaggctccaagactttaagtctgtttctgaatatatttctgctatgtttagaattacttccaaattgaaactctgtggagataatatcagtgactatgatatgcttgaaaaaatgTTTACAACGTTTCATGCTTCCAATATAGTCTTACAACAGCAGTACCGAGAGAAAGGCTTCACAAAGTACTCTCAGTTGATTTCTCTTCTACTTGTGGCTGAACGAAACAATGAGTAATATCCTATTAATTAGTATTCTAGTCTCAGTGAtcttttaacgattttaactttcctATATATTGCTTTAATTCTCTTTAAGAAAAGGTTTACAAGCACCCTGGAATAACTTTTGTTACTTCACCCTCAATTTTTTTATGAGTATATTCTTTTCTTACACGGATCAATTATGTTTCATACAATGTGTAggaaaatgcaaataatttataCTTGTAAATAAATTTGTTGTAGTTGTATTAGTCATATGTGTACTTGTATTATTTATTTTTGCGTAATTATTTGTATAATAATTAGAATTTGCCAGAAAATGCATTAAAGGCTACTATTGAATTATTGGTTTAACTTTATTTCTTTTacatttttctctaaaaatactaatatttattcatatacttcttttgtatgtcaaactatgagaagcaaatatggatatctttcaaagcaaacttggatcaaagttcaattaTAAATATATTtgcttaattgattcatgtacgacacatagaatattcaaagagaagaaatatttctctcatttaagtatgtgtaaggcagatattactacaatttctggtagtagtaatctaattgaaggctctggaagagctaaTATAACTCTGCCTATGGGAACAATAATTATCAttgagaatgcaatgttctcctccaagtccaagaggaacttgttgagttttaaagatatccgcaAAAATGGATTTCATagtgagacaatagatgagaataatatgAAATATCTCATCgttaccaagaatgtctctggccagaaaagaattattgagaagttcccatctttatcttgtAGCCTGTATTGGACAAAcattagtgcaattgaggcacattctaccttaaaccaaaaggttactgcttacaatacttttgtactttggcatgatcgattgggccgtcctggatcaattatgatgagacgaatcatagaaaactcaaatgggcatccattaaagaatttgaaaattcttttaaataatgaattttcttgcacttcttgttatcaaggcaagttaattataagaccatcaccaacaaaggttgggattgagtcccctgcgtttttggaacgtatacaaggggacatttgtggacctattcacctacctagtgggtcgtttaaatattttatggtcttaatagatgcatcctctagatggtctcatgtatgcctattgtcatctcgcaacctcgcgtttgcaaaattaatggcacaaataatccGATTACGGGCATAATTtcccgataatccaattaagtctattagacttgataatgctgttgagttttcatcccaagcatttaatgattattgcttatcaattgggataaaagtggaacatcatgtagctcatgttcacactcaaaatggccttgcagaatCTTTAATTAAACGtgtgcaattgatagcaagaccgttactcatAAAAATGAAGttgcccacttctgtttgggATCACGCCATTTTACATGCAGCAATGCTAATTCGTAtcagaccgacaaattatcacaaatattccccgttgcaattagttttgggtcatgaacctaatatatctcatctaagaatttttggatgcgctGTATATGTGCTTGTAGCACCCCCATATCGCACGAagatgggtccccaaagaaggttaggaatatatgttgggtttgaatcaccctccatTATTCGTTACCTTGAAACATTAACGGGAGATTTGTTCACTGCTCGTTGTGCAGTTTGTCGATTCGATGAggcatttttcccaaaattagggggagaaattAGTGAAACAAAACGTGAAATTTTGTGGTAAAATACATCAcaatctcatcttgatccacgtgtATCTATTTGTGACAcagaggtgcaaaagattatccatttgcagaaaatagcaaatcaaatgccagatgcatttacggatttgaaaaggataacaaaatcacatatccctgcagagaatgttccaatccgtattgatgtccctattggacaatcttctagtgtcatagctaatgagtcaaaagcatgcctaaaacgtggcagaccattaggttgtaaggatcgaaatcctagaaaaagaaaaacaaatgatcAAGATGACACTACGAAAGGGTCTCATAAAGAAATTCGCGATTTAACCAAtcctgagattcatgaggaaatcaatgagcctgagactcaagaaaataaggaactatcaataaatccaatcgatattgagacaaatttgaatcgaaTGGATATAGTGGCAGATTAcatctttgcatataatgttgcatctagcattatgcaagaaagtaaggatcttgaacctcaatctgttggagaatgtcgacaaagacttgattggccaaaatggtaagaagcaatccaattagagttaagttcacttgcaaaacgtgaagtttttgggcaTGTAGTCCAAAaacctaatggtgttaagcctgttggATACAAATAGGTCTTTGTACGCAAaaggaatgagaaaaatgaggtacaaagatataaggcatgccttgttgcacaaggattttcacaaaggcctggtatcgattatgaagagacatattctcctgttatggatgctataacattccgttatttcattagttttgatgtccatgaaaagcttgacatgcatttaatggatgtagttacaacCTACCTTTacggctcacttgataatgagatatacatgaaaattcccgagggatttaaaatgcctaacgCATAGAATTCAAATTCCCGGGAAacattttcaatcaaattgcaaagatctttgtatggtctaaagcaatcaggaagaatgtggtataaccgtcttagtgagtatttattaaaggagggttatataaatgatgtcatttgtccatgtgtttttataaagaaaacaacatcggaatttgttgtacttgccgtatatgttgatgacataaaccttattggaactcctacagagctccaaaaggcaactgattatttaaagaaggaattcgagatgaaagatctcggaaagacaaaattatgtctcggtttgcaaattgaacTTTTGACAAATGGGATTTTTGTTCATCACTCTGCCTACATTAAAAAGGTATCgaaacggttttacatggatggagcatatccattaagtactccgatgattgttcgatcacttgatgtgaataaggacccATTTTgacctcaagaaaagaatgaagagcttcttcatcctgaagtaccatatcttagtgaaattggtgcactaatatatcttgctaacactacaaggcctgacataactttttcagttaatgtcttagcaagatatagctctgctcctacaaggagacactggaatgggatcaaacacatattgcaatatctaaaagggactaccgatatgggcttattttatggaaatgattgcaataccgatcttgttggttatgtcgatgctgggtatttatctgacccgcataaggctcgatctcaaacaagttatgtgtttacatgtggcggCACTgacatatcttggcgatcgactaagcaatcaatcatggctacttcttctaatcatgctgagataattgttattcatgaagcaagtcgagaatgtatttggttgaggtatataatacatcttatccgagacaaatgtggtttgaagtgtgaaaaactacccacaattttgtatgaagacaatgcagcatgcatagcccaattgaagggaggattcataaaaggagataggacaaaacacattttccccaaagttattttttacacatgatcttcaaaagaatggtgatatcaatgtgcaacaaattcgttcaagtgataatatggctgatttgttcaccaaatctctaccaacatcaaccttcaagaaactggtgTACAAAATTGGGATGCGAAGACTCAAGGATGTGAGTTGATGCTCTCACcaaggggagttaatacgcgttgtactcttttttccttacaaggttttgtcccactgggttttccttgcaaggtttttaacgaggcaaccaaaaggcgtatttctaaacatgtgtactctttttccttcactaggatttttttttcATAGAGTTTTTTTTcataataaggttttaacgaggcacattatctttggacatccaagggggagtgttatgataaatatcacattatggtggatgtctactcttcttccatgatctacATCTCAagtgcttaatgacatattcaatgacatattttgtatgttcaatgacatattccatgacatattttcttcactttttatgcctatataaaggccttgtaatagataggaaaatacacacaattgaagaagaaataagaatctctcttcctctctttctatctatatctcttagtttgttttgcttgttctatattgttattttgggttatattttacAACACTCTATGACTTGTTGAATACCATAAATTTcagaagttttttttttaaaactccaTACCTATTCGAATTTTGTCATATGAAGTGGAATGAAGAGAGTATTATTTATAGCCATTGAAATTAGTCacataaatttttatattttgttttagaccATAACTTTCACAAGTGATTTTTTTTTGCCGGAAAGGGTACTAAAGGGTAACAACAAGGGTAGTTTTTGTTCCGGAAACTTTCAGGAAAACCCTTTGCAGCCTATACCCTTCGGATGAGCACTCTGCGCGCATTGGGTAAAATCTCCCATTGTGTAATAGCTTGCAAACGACACAAATGATGTAAATTGTACTAGGCAAACCTTATGTTACATGCTcaactgtgacgacccaaagggtcatcaccgtagttcttccttgttccgcgcttccgaggccttgaaaacctcgcttttagttgcctcaatttgcgtgcgcagttcaggcgcatagccggaaagtttttatgatagaatatgtgaattatgtgaaacatttgatgaattttgttattaatatgcataatattgactgcggtcaacattttaggtaaacagacatggacctatgattcgacggtcccgtagggtccgtagaaaaatataggacttgggcgtgtgcccggaattaaatttcgaggtcccaagcccgagaaatgaatttttatgtgaaattgttttctgaaattaattaaggaaaatgaagaataaatttatcagaaaactgtggtatcaggcttatattttggttccgatgctctgtacgagtcttaaatatgttttaagcactatctgtaaagtttggctaaaaacggacgtcatatgacgtgtttcggacttaaaatggggaatttgagttttatgaaagttgaaagaaaatcatgtgttttgaggcttgattctatgtatatgatgttattttggcattTTGATCGCATAAATGAGACAGTAAGAGgtttttaagatcatatgtatgtttggtttggagccccgatggctcgggtgagttttgagtggggcccgggaggtcttagacttaaaaaaatgcaggttcaggtgttgtaggcccagcgcggccgagcccatttccgcgcggtccgctcTGGCAACCACGCGGCTGTGGTACTTTCTGTGTGATCCGCGTggtgggggttcagagggtcgatagccaggtcgaccagcgcggtcgcgtaccaaatcagtgcggtccgcgctgggtgggtttagagagcccacttcttccctccctcagcgcggccgcggtacattttcgcacggtccgcgctggcagccacgcggccgcggtgcatttctgcgcggtcTGCGCCATCCCCCAGCAAAAATATATtaattcgggattttcagtcattttgtttttacttttcaaaaacccaaaacctaagaggcgatttttcaaacaacttttcttctccaaaacgaatggtaagtgatttctaacttaatttctttattccttgacatcttttaacatgatttcaaattcaaatcaaagattttaatgggggaaattgggtgttttgagtagaacctaggttttctacaaattgagaagttggacctcaatttgaggtctgatttcaaacaaatcatatatttggatttgtgggagaatgggtaaccgggttttggtccgaacctcgagttttgaccacgtgggtccgggggtgtttttgaccattttgggaaaaaccttgtaaaatttattttcatgcatggggagtgattcatttagtaattattaatgtgattaagtaagttatgactagattcgagcggattggtggtggaatcaagaggtaaagctatactagaagcgtgagttaagtttggagcattcgaggtaagtgtttgttctaactttggcttgagggaataggattaggatgttatttgctacttgctaatgtggagtacggtgtataggcatggtgacggttatctatgcaccggagtctagcatgaccgtgagtcttaattgcttttaattcgaataatgtgacacaatctccttgtttatttgatgagtttcatataatgtgaacgattgaggtaaaattgtgattggtgtacttttggagcgttagctcgaacatgaaagtgttagttgaggaagaagggatttaaaaagagaatgtgttgtggttactcccttgccgggatgtgtagaccgatatatatactctcccttgtcgggatatcttgggctgttagttgtacccttgccggatTAGAGTGATATGTTattgatttcccctaatgggactctccttacaaaatcagatgtttcgaattatattatgggatcgtgtggcacgccgtccacttatatatgatattatgggatcgtgtggcacgtcgtccacttatatatgatattatgggatcgtgtggcacgccgtccacttttatatgatattatgggatcgtgtggcatgctgtccacttatatatgatattatgggatcgtgtggcacgccgtccatgTATGATTTTACCAAATGGgatcgagtggtacgcctaccacaaattagagtgattattggttattggcctccgctgccggtgacatattgcgcactgtgataaagatgaaatgggaacgagtggtacgcctaccatatgGTATATGAAAATTGGGATCATATGGCACGCCGTCcaattatatatgatattatgggatcgtgtggcacgctgtccactatatatatatatatatatatatatatatatatatatatatatatcatgggaaccagagtttcttctgtttatttccgatatttcatttttatctgttactccccgatagcatgtcccctcctagctttactttgtattatcttgttattgttttcttgcacttgtatatatatctgtataggTTAATTGTTGTAGGTcatgtctagcctcgtcactacttcgccggggcaaggccaagcacttaccagcacatggggtcggttgtgctgatgctacactctgtgaaATTTTGTGCACaaatcagggagcagcttacggaccacagcagtaggacttctgggagctatcttcagtccagggactctcgaggtagcctagctggcgttcgcaggccgaagtccctttccatgtttttcgtttgttcatcttgtatcagacaaacatgatgtatttcctttcagacattgtttgtagtattctgtagtagtccgtgagctagtgacaccagaccttgggtagtgatgtgtattaaacttccgcacttttggttttcagttgctttagatttaaagtcttccgcttaaattttgtctcgtttattatattgtttgaaagaaagcaggaaaggtgtttttaatatttggcttgcctagctccgatagtaggcgcatCAAGACACCCGatagtgggaaatccgggtcgttataagttggtatcagagcactagtttacttaggtctcacaactgaCGGACAactcggtagagtctgagggatcggtatggagacgtctgtatttatcccgcagaggctactgagttaggaaaacttcaccttgttcattcttgtcgtgcgattctgtttctcaagtactgattgtctttctactctgttctttcgcagatgtcgaggacacgtgcttcctcttctaccgcacAGCAGCTCCTATCAGGGGCAAGGAGCGAGCCCGAGGccatgccagaggccgaggccagggtagagctcagccccgagctgcagtcctagaggtggagcctcTTGTTGACTACAAAGAAggggttccagctccagcagctctgatgggcccaactcaggttctagagggtttcatagccactccagcgCTTCATGACACTTtcgtccg encodes the following:
- the LOC138870194 gene encoding uncharacterized protein, with the translated sequence MSDIMKRKFVALEISVKNYMTWVLDAEIHLDAMGLGDAIKDKDKASTQDCAKALIFLCHHLDEGLKIEYLTVKDPFVLWNGLKERYDNLKITSKLKLCGDNISDYDMLEKMFTTFHASNIVLQQQYREKGFTKYSQLISLLLVAERNNE